One genomic region from Quercus robur chromosome 4, dhQueRobu3.1, whole genome shotgun sequence encodes:
- the LOC126720938 gene encoding protein NOI4 isoform X5: MAEKDRPLPKFGEWDVNDPASAEGFTVIFNKARDEKKTGGQPGSPPKDDSKYKHREVLGKPHSQKKWCCCIQSSYAES, encoded by the exons ATGGCG GAAAAGGATAGACCATTGCCAAAGTTTGGCGAATGGGATGTCAATGACCCGGCCTCAGCTGAGGGGTTCACAGTAATCTTCAACAAGGCTCGGGACGAGAAAAAGACAGGTGGACAGCCTGGCTCACCACCAAAGGATGACTCAAAATATAAGCACAGAGAAGTCCTTGGAAAGCCTCACTCT CAGAAGAAATGGTGTTGTTGCATACAATCTTCTTATGCAGAATCATGA
- the LOC126720938 gene encoding protein NOI4 isoform X7: MAEKDRPLPKFGEWDVNDPASAEGFTVIFNKARDEKKTGGQPGSPPKDDSKYKHREVLGKPHSKKWCCCIQSSYAES; encoded by the exons ATGGCG GAAAAGGATAGACCATTGCCAAAGTTTGGCGAATGGGATGTCAATGACCCGGCCTCAGCTGAGGGGTTCACAGTAATCTTCAACAAGGCTCGGGACGAGAAAAAGACAGGTGGACAGCCTGGCTCACCACCAAAGGATGACTCAAAATATAAGCACAGAGAAGTCCTTGGAAAGCCTCACTCT AAGAAATGGTGTTGTTGCATACAATCTTCTTATGCAGAATCATGA
- the LOC126720938 gene encoding uncharacterized protein LOC126720938 isoform X1: MAEKDRPLPKFGEWDVNDPASAEGFTVIFNKARDEKKTGGQPGSPPKDDSKYKHREVLGKPHSCKEMWVALVHLQSHYCYDWGRNGVVAYNLLMQNHEAAPKCIPEDWSYIHKQ, translated from the exons ATGGCG GAAAAGGATAGACCATTGCCAAAGTTTGGCGAATGGGATGTCAATGACCCGGCCTCAGCTGAGGGGTTCACAGTAATCTTCAACAAGGCTCGGGACGAGAAAAAGACAGGTGGACAGCCTGGCTCACCACCAAAGGATGACTCAAAATATAAGCACAGAGAAGTCCTTGGAAAGCCTCACTCT TGTAAAGAAATGTGGGTGGCCTTAGTTCATCTACAAAGCCATTACTGCTATGACTGGGG AAGAAATGGTGTTGTTGCATACAATCTTCTTATGCAGAATCATGAGGCTGCCCCAAAATGTATTCCAGAAGACTGGAGCTATATACATAAGCAATGA
- the LOC126720938 gene encoding protein NOI4 isoform X3, whose translation MAEKDRPLPKFGEWDVNDPASAEGFTVIFNKARDEKKTGGQPGSPPKDDSKYKHREVLGKPHSCKEMWVALVHLQSHYCHNWG comes from the exons ATGGCG GAAAAGGATAGACCATTGCCAAAGTTTGGCGAATGGGATGTCAATGACCCGGCCTCAGCTGAGGGGTTCACAGTAATCTTCAACAAGGCTCGGGACGAGAAAAAGACAGGTGGACAGCCTGGCTCACCACCAAAGGATGACTCAAAATATAAGCACAGAGAAGTCCTTGGAAAGCCTCACTCT TGTAAAGAAATGTGGGTGGCCTTAGTTCATCTACAAAGCCATTATTGCCACAACTGGGGGTAA